A single Camarhynchus parvulus chromosome 5, STF_HiC, whole genome shotgun sequence DNA region contains:
- the SIRT3 gene encoding NAD-dependent protein deacetylase sirtuin-3, mitochondrial isoform X3: MIQGSRPFCVSAAARAILGRWGGDKGKEKLTLKDVAELLRKKECRRVVVMAGAGISTPSGIPDFRSPGSGLYSNLEQYDIPYPEAIFELGYFFVNPKPFFTLAKELYPGNYRPNSAHYFLRLLHDKGLLLRLYTQNIDGLERVAGIPPDRLVEAHGTFATATCTVCQRNFPGEDFRGDVMGDRIPRCPVCTGVVKPDIVFFGEQLPQRFLLHLADFPMADLLFVIGTSLEVEPFASLAGAVRSSVPRVLINRELVGPFAWQQRHNDVAQLGDVVGGVERLVELLGWNEEMQTLIQKEKEKLDAKDK, translated from the exons AT gatcCAAGGCTCCAGACCCTTCTGTGTGAGCGCAGCTGCCAGAGCCATTTTGGGCAGGTGGGGAGGTGAcaaggggaaggagaagctcACCTTGAAGGACGTGGCCGAGCTGCTCCGGAAGAAGGAATGTCGGCGCGTGGTGGTGATGGCCGGCGCCGGGATCAGCACGCCCAGCGGCATCCCAGACTTCAG gtCCCCTGGGAGCGGCCTGTACAGCAACCTGGAGCAGTACGACATCCCCTACCCCGAGGCCATCTTTGAGCTGGGCTATTTCTTCGTCAACCCCAAGCCCTTCTTCACCCTGGCCAAGGAGCTCTATCCTGGAAACTACCGCCCCAATTCCGCCCACTATTTCCTCCGGCTGCTGCACGACAAGGGGCTGCTCCTGCGCCTCTACACCCAGAACATCGACGGGCTGGAGAGAG TGGCTGGGATCCCTCCTGACAGGCTGGTGGAAGCCCATGGCACCTTTGCCACTGCTACCTGTACGGTGTGTCAGAGGAACTTCCCCGGCGAGGACTTCAGG GGAGATGTCATGGGGGACAGGATCCCTCGCTGCCCTGTCTGCACCGGAGTTGTCAAGCCTGACATCGTGTTCTTCGGCGAGCAGCTCCCACAGCGCTTCCTCCTGCACCTCGCAGACTTCCCCATGGCAGACCTGCTCTTCGTCATCGGGACATCCCTGGAG GTGGAGCCCTTTGCCAGCCTGGCCGGGGCCGTGCGCAGCTCCGTGCCACGGGTGCTCATCAACCGGGAGCTGGTGGGGCCCTTCGCGTGGCAGCAGCGCCACAACGACGTGGCCCAGCTCGGGGACGTGGTTGGCGGTGTCGAGaggctggtggagctgctgggctggaatgAGGAGATGCAAACGCTGAtccagaaggagaaagagaag CTGGATGCCAAGGACAAGTAG
- the SIRT3 gene encoding NAD-dependent protein deacetylase sirtuin-3, mitochondrial isoform X1, whose product MIQGSRPFCVSAAARAILGRWGGDKGKEKLTLKDVAELLRKKECRRVVVMAGAGISTPSGIPDFRSPGSGLYSNLEQYDIPYPEAIFELGYFFVNPKPFFTLAKELYPGNYRPNSAHYFLRLLHDKGLLLRLYTQNIDGLERVAGIPPDRLVEAHGTFATATCTVCQRNFPGEDFRGDVMGDRIPRCPVCTGVVKPDIVFFGEQLPQRFLLHLADFPMADLLFVIGTSLEVEPFASLAGAVRSSVPRVLINRELVGPFAWQQRHNDVAQLGDVVGGVERLVELLGWNEEMQTLIQKEKEKVGRGSDPQLPPQPLCSLFWSYARSGFVLAGVTLHRKVQKKLHSNPNLSAVPQPACQGRALWAERVCEKTWICQSQMS is encoded by the exons AT gatcCAAGGCTCCAGACCCTTCTGTGTGAGCGCAGCTGCCAGAGCCATTTTGGGCAGGTGGGGAGGTGAcaaggggaaggagaagctcACCTTGAAGGACGTGGCCGAGCTGCTCCGGAAGAAGGAATGTCGGCGCGTGGTGGTGATGGCCGGCGCCGGGATCAGCACGCCCAGCGGCATCCCAGACTTCAG gtCCCCTGGGAGCGGCCTGTACAGCAACCTGGAGCAGTACGACATCCCCTACCCCGAGGCCATCTTTGAGCTGGGCTATTTCTTCGTCAACCCCAAGCCCTTCTTCACCCTGGCCAAGGAGCTCTATCCTGGAAACTACCGCCCCAATTCCGCCCACTATTTCCTCCGGCTGCTGCACGACAAGGGGCTGCTCCTGCGCCTCTACACCCAGAACATCGACGGGCTGGAGAGAG TGGCTGGGATCCCTCCTGACAGGCTGGTGGAAGCCCATGGCACCTTTGCCACTGCTACCTGTACGGTGTGTCAGAGGAACTTCCCCGGCGAGGACTTCAGG GGAGATGTCATGGGGGACAGGATCCCTCGCTGCCCTGTCTGCACCGGAGTTGTCAAGCCTGACATCGTGTTCTTCGGCGAGCAGCTCCCACAGCGCTTCCTCCTGCACCTCGCAGACTTCCCCATGGCAGACCTGCTCTTCGTCATCGGGACATCCCTGGAG GTGGAGCCCTTTGCCAGCCTGGCCGGGGCCGTGCGCAGCTCCGTGCCACGGGTGCTCATCAACCGGGAGCTGGTGGGGCCCTTCGCGTGGCAGCAGCGCCACAACGACGTGGCCCAGCTCGGGGACGTGGTTGGCGGTGTCGAGaggctggtggagctgctgggctggaatgAGGAGATGCAAACGCTGAtccagaaggagaaagagaaggtgGGAAGAGGCTCagacccccagctcccccctcagcccctctgttCCCTGTTCTGGAGTTATGCACGGAGTGGGTTTGTGCTTGCTGGGGTCACATTGCACAGAAAAGTGCAAAAGAAGctccattccaacccaaacctgaGTGCTGTTCCACAACCAGcgtgccagggcagagccctgtgggCTGAACGTGTCTGTGAGAAGACATGGATCTGCCAGTCCCAGATGAGTTAG
- the SIRT3 gene encoding NAD-dependent protein deacetylase sirtuin-3, mitochondrial isoform X2 has protein sequence MAGAGISTPSGIPDFRSHCSPSQLPPCPRRSPGSGLYSNLEQYDIPYPEAIFELGYFFVNPKPFFTLAKELYPGNYRPNSAHYFLRLLHDKGLLLRLYTQNIDGLERVAGIPPDRLVEAHGTFATATCTVCQRNFPGEDFRGDVMGDRIPRCPVCTGVVKPDIVFFGEQLPQRFLLHLADFPMADLLFVIGTSLEVEPFASLAGAVRSSVPRVLINRELVGPFAWQQRHNDVAQLGDVVGGVERLVELLGWNEEMQTLIQKEKEKVGRGSDPQLPPQPLCSLFWSYARSGFVLAGVTLHRKVQKKLHSNPNLSAVPQPACQGRALWAERVCEKTWICQSQMS, from the exons ATGGCCGGCGCCGGGATCAGCACGCCCAGCGGCATCCCAGACTTCAG gtcccactgcagcccctctcagctgcccccctgtccccgcaggtCCCCTGGGAGCGGCCTGTACAGCAACCTGGAGCAGTACGACATCCCCTACCCCGAGGCCATCTTTGAGCTGGGCTATTTCTTCGTCAACCCCAAGCCCTTCTTCACCCTGGCCAAGGAGCTCTATCCTGGAAACTACCGCCCCAATTCCGCCCACTATTTCCTCCGGCTGCTGCACGACAAGGGGCTGCTCCTGCGCCTCTACACCCAGAACATCGACGGGCTGGAGAGAG TGGCTGGGATCCCTCCTGACAGGCTGGTGGAAGCCCATGGCACCTTTGCCACTGCTACCTGTACGGTGTGTCAGAGGAACTTCCCCGGCGAGGACTTCAGG GGAGATGTCATGGGGGACAGGATCCCTCGCTGCCCTGTCTGCACCGGAGTTGTCAAGCCTGACATCGTGTTCTTCGGCGAGCAGCTCCCACAGCGCTTCCTCCTGCACCTCGCAGACTTCCCCATGGCAGACCTGCTCTTCGTCATCGGGACATCCCTGGAG GTGGAGCCCTTTGCCAGCCTGGCCGGGGCCGTGCGCAGCTCCGTGCCACGGGTGCTCATCAACCGGGAGCTGGTGGGGCCCTTCGCGTGGCAGCAGCGCCACAACGACGTGGCCCAGCTCGGGGACGTGGTTGGCGGTGTCGAGaggctggtggagctgctgggctggaatgAGGAGATGCAAACGCTGAtccagaaggagaaagagaaggtgGGAAGAGGCTCagacccccagctcccccctcagcccctctgttCCCTGTTCTGGAGTTATGCACGGAGTGGGTTTGTGCTTGCTGGGGTCACATTGCACAGAAAAGTGCAAAAGAAGctccattccaacccaaacctgaGTGCTGTTCCACAACCAGcgtgccagggcagagccctgtgggCTGAACGTGTCTGTGAGAAGACATGGATCTGCCAGTCCCAGATGAGTTAG